The Deltaproteobacteria bacterium nucleotide sequence AAATATTAAATTAAATGTAGAAAAATGTTAGAAAAGGGGAGTTATGTTGAAGGTGCTAGTACTTATTTTATTCGTTATCGTTTTTTCAAAACCTTCATTAGCTCAGAATACCGGACCTAAAAACTCAATTTCAAATTACATTGGAACGGGCGAAAATGCAAGAAGACAGAGAGAGGAGCGGCAAAAAATAGAGGAACAAAAGGTGGCGTCTGAGAAATTGGAGACCGAGAATAAAAAAAAGCAAGAAGAATATAATAATTTAGCGGAAGAATTGAATACTAAAAATAAACAAATCAATTCGTTTTTCACTAAAATTAAAAAATGTGAGGCCTCGAGAAATAAAAGTCTTGATCTTCAGTTTACTGCTTGCGGCGGAAAATCAACTGAACAATATACGAATGAGCAAAAACAATTACTGAATTTTGCAGTTAAATCTCAATCAAATATAAAATTTAAATATGATAAGTTTGTAACAGAAAATACAGGGTCTAGAGAAGGCAACTACGTGCCAATAGAGATAGTAGATACTACCGACGCTATGAAATATTATGCCAACCCAAATTCAGTAAATCAACCTGCAGTAAATTCGGATTCAGGCGCAAATTCACAATCGACTTTAGAGCAAAGAGTCGCGGCGTTAGAAAAAGAAATTAGGAGGTTAAAGGAATTCATAAAAAAGAATATCGGTGAAAATAAGGATTCAATTTGTCAGAAGGTTTCAAGTTGCCCACAAATATCAAATTTAAAGGAAAAAGTAGATGCAATTAATGTAATAGCAAATCCCCGAGGTGAAAACAGTTCTGGTGGTGGTCCTAGCCCGCCACCACAAATGACTAAATAGCCGTTAGTACCTTACCTGATAAATTAACCTCTAGTTTGTTTTAGAGAATTCTAAATTGTAGCCTAAATAAGAGTAAAATTCGTAGTTGTTGAGGTTGATTCCGTCTAGGGATTTGTTGTAAAATTTGATGGATTTTATGATCCAGTGTTGTGGCCAGAAATCGTCAAAATTTCTGAGTTCATAGCGTGTGTTTTGATCGATAAAATTTTTATCGGTGGGGGATTTTTCAAAAATTTGATTTAAATTCAGGGTCAAATTATCACAGGTTGTTTGGGCCAGGATTATTGGCGGTTCACCGCTGAGGGCTATTTTGATGGCTTGTAATTGAATTTCAGCATAAGGAAAAGTTTGGCAGAGGGTCATGTTATTTCCGTCGATTTGTCTAAAAATCAAATTTGGAAATTCAAAAGAGAGAGTTTGATTTTCATTTCTCCAATTAAATTCAGATAAGAGATTTCTTTTTATTTTCTTTGCGTTGTTTATCATATCTTCAGGGCTGTAATAGGGATAAGACTCATTTTCTTGAAGACTTGTGGTGATGGCTGCGGGGTGCCGTTGGCTGTATTTGTGGAGGTAATAAAATAAAACATTAAAAGTAAACAGAAGGATGGCAATAAGGATTTTTTTTCTGAGCTTCATTTAGTACTCACATTTCAAAGATTTTAAATCTATTGGTGAAATTTCTAATCTTAAAAAGGCAGCCGCCAGGGTTGGCCACATGACGGTAGGTTTGATGCTCATGTGTTTAAGACCTAAGACGTGCCCCAGTTCGTGAATTATTAGGCTTTCAAAATTTACTTGGACTGAGTTTTGTGGAGTTGTGGTATAAAACTCATAATCTTTTGCATTTATTTTGATATCTGCTTCGGTAATAAGAGGTCCCAAATAGGTCAAAATAGTGAGTGCTTGTTGAGATTTATGATTCTCGCTCCAGTCTTTTGACCAGTAAACAGAGTTTACTTTATCACTGCTGGGTTTTAAAGAAGTGGATTGATTTGATTGTTGAAATTCAAAAAGTTTTTTTCCAGATGCCTTTTCCCATTTTTCACTGGCGGAGGAAATAATGGGTATCATGTCCCCCGGAATAGAGGAATCAAGGAAGAGTTTTATTGGCAAATTGGATTTCCAAGAAACCCGTTCACCAAATTCATTTTGAATATAGCCGCAACCTTCTTGAGCTTGAGTGGCGAGATCTGTTTTAGATTCAGGACCTAAAACTAAATTTTTTTGGCAAGAAATCATGCACAAAAAAATAGAAATATGAATTAATGAAAGTTTGATGGAATGTCGCCTCATTTGTGATTTCTTATCGGTAAAATGATTCCACATTATAAGTCCGATTTTGTAAAAATTGTCATTGGAGTCAAAATATCCAAAATGATATTCTCGGCCTTTGACTAACTAGCTAATAATATTCATGTTTTGGAGTCCGTTTGGCCCAATCTGATGGATCAGAAATTGCAGCAAAACTTTGCGAAAGAGAGGCCTGGTTCGTTTGGGCACCGTTTATTATGAAACTAGAGCTTAAAAGGTATAACAATATTGTTGCTTTTAAAATGAAAGGGAAGGCTGATACGGCTCTTGCTTTTCACGAGGATAATTTGGAAGTCGCTCAGATTTCTGATGAGCTGTTCTCTGAGTTAGAGAAAAAAAACTACGATGAGCTTGTTGCTTGGAGTCGCCGTAAAGAGGTTTTACCAGCTCACCCCAAGAATAATAAAATTAAAAGCGTGAATATCAATGTCACCCAGATATGTAATTTGCACTGTCTCTATTGTGCCGCTGGTGGAGATGGATCTTATGGTGATCCAGTTAAAAATATAAGCATCGAAAAAACGCTGCCTCAGTTGAAATTTTTTTTAGACAAATTAGAAAAGGGGGAGCGTTTTCATATTAGTTTTTTAGGTGGAGAACCATTGCTTTATCCTGAAGGGATTTCACTTATTGCGGAGTATGCAAGTCAATACGCCGAAGCCAAAGCGCTAAATTTAACGATGAAAATAACGACAAATGGAACGCTTTTAAATGAATCCATAGTGTCCCTTTTAAAGAAGCATAAACCCACTCTAGTGATAAGTATGGATGGGCCCCCAGAAATAAATGATAAATTGCGGCCTCAAAAAAACTCTCATTCGACATCAATGCAAATGGTTTCAAATTTGGATAGATTATTTATGATAAAGTCAGAATTGGGTGTTTTAGGAGTTCATGCGGTTTTTTCTGAAAAAAATCTTGAAGTTGTGAAGGCCTATAAATATTTTTCAGAGTTTCCTTTTGATTTTTATGATTTTATGTTTTCGGTTTCTGAAAACAATCCAACTAGCAATCATGAATACATGGAACAAATGGAGCAAGTGGCAGAGTTAGCTTGGGAAAAGGGATCTGAAAAAGAACTTAGAAAAATTTATATTTTTGATCATTATTTTGATCTTTTAGATAATCAAAAAAGATTAGAAAATCATTGTGGTTTAGGAAAAACACTTGCAGTGATCGACGCCAGAAATAGAATATACAACTGTCCTTGGACGATAGGTCAAAAACAAGATCAGATAGGGCAAGATTTGCAAATCAATCAAGAAAAGTTAATTGAAAACTATTCAAATAGCTTGATAGACCGGAACCAGTGCCATCAGTGCTGGGCAAAATATCTTTGCGGTGGAGGGTGTTCTTACATTCACAAATCTACGTATTCTGACAAAGAAGTCGTAAAAAATGATCTTTTTTGTGAAAGAACAAGGTATGTTTCAGCATTAGCTATATATTATTTTTCAAAGAGCAGAGATTTAATGACTTGAAGGTGGAATAATGCTAGGATCACTTTGTAGGAATCGCTATGTAGAGACCGAGAAAGAGACAAAGATAGAAATCTTTCTGAAAAGCAGGGAAAATCTATGATAGAACGAATAATGGAACAATTAGCAGAACCAGAATCAAAACAAAAAGAGAAGAGCTTAAATTCTGATGTTTTATCTGATGTTATATCTGTTAGACATATCCATCAGGTTAAACCTCTTAAAGATCAGAGACACTCAAAGTCCAAAACTTTAAATGTTAAGGGCGGCGAGGGTTGTTTGCCAATAAGATAGGTTCAGATGGCTTTACCACCATCTCCAATTCCAAGAGAATCACAATGGGAAAAAATTAAGTTTTTATCAGTGATCTTGTTTAGGGTGGCTTTAGCTACAGGTCTGGCCCTTTTTATAGTGCAAATTAAGTTAGATTTTTTTGAATCTTATTTGTATGACATGAGAGTTCGATGGAGTCCGTCCAGCAATCCTACTGGCGCTATTCAAATCGTTGAAGTGACGCCTGAAAGCGTCGAGTATTTTAAAGGAATTCCAAAAGCAGAACATCATAAGAAGGTCATGGACTTGCTTTACGAATACAAACCCAAAGCGGTAGTCTATGACATCGGTATTGATGAAATCTTGGGTTCAGATCAAAGTAAAAAAAGTTTTGCGAAATCTTTAGAAAAATTTAATCAATTTTTTGTGATCACAAATTTTCTTGAGATGCGCGGGGAAGAAGGGAAATTAAAACTTGCTGAACCTTATGAAAAAATAAAACTTTTTTCAGGTCCGAAAAGCTCTGATACGGCTAATTTTGCAAAAGATGGGGTGACTCGTCGGATGATGATTAACTATCAAGATCAAATGATGATACATCCTTTTCTTGCCAGTCAAATCAATCCAGATGTTTCTGATAAAAATAAAATAAAAGGATTGTTTTCTTTTTTGGAAACAGATCAGGTGTATATCCGTTTCCGACCTACGGGAACCTATCCAAAAATCTCCTTTCATGAGGTGGCTAAAAGTTTAGTGTCGCCTTCCGTTTTTAAAGACAAGATAGTGTTGATTGGTCATAATTTGGAACTATCTGAAAAAGATTACTTAATGACTCCCTATTCAAGATCGACAATTGCCATGACCACAACGGAAATGCACGCAAACATGATAGACACCTTAATATTGAATAATGCGATTACCAAGGCACCTCAATATATTAATATCTTTTCGACAATTTTAATTTCGATAATCACCGTTTATATAGTGTTTACGGTAAGTCCAGCTATGGGTTTGTTTATCATCGTCTTATTGTTTGGATTCTATTTAATATTTGCCTATTTTCTGTTTTGGCCTTTTGGGTATTGGATTTCTATGGCGCACCAATTGTTGGCCATTTTTCTTTGCTATTATTTCTTTATTCCTTACCGTTTGATTATTGAAAATAGGCGTAGCTGGGAATATTACCAAAAAAATAAACTATTACATCAAGTGGAAGAGTTAAAGACTAATTTTATTTCGATGATGTCCCATGATTTAAAAACGCCAATTGCCCGCATTAAGGGAATGACGGATGTTATTTTAAACGATGCTCATGCTGTGACAAATAATCAAAGAGACGCCTTGGATACGATCAGGACTTCCAGCGATGATTTATTGAGGTTTATAAATTCTATCTTAAATTATGCGAAGATTGAATCCCAAGGGGTCGACCTTCATTTGCAATCTAAAGATCCCAATGCGCTGATCTCAGAGGTCATAAAAAAACACGAGTTTTTAGCTAAAGTAAAAAAAATTCGTATACTGACAGAGCTGGAGCCTTTATTTCCTATAAAAATCGATCCCGAACTTATCAAACAAGTGTTTTCCAATTTAATAGAGAATGCCATTAAGTACTCACCTGATGAGACGACGATTACTATTAGCACTTCAGAAAATTCTGGATATGTGGTCGTAAAGATTTCAGATCAAGGGGGTGGTATCGCGGTCCAAGATTTGCCTAACTTGTTTATGAAGTTTTATAGAAGTGCTAATGCCAAGAGTTCGCCAGTAAAAGGGTCAGGATTGGGCTTGTATCTGGCTAAATATTTTACAGAACTGCATAATGGTAAAATTTTTGTTGAATCTACCTATGGTAAAGGAACAGATTTTATAGTAGAATTACCTCAAATTTAAAATGGAGCTGAAAAGGAGTCTACAATGTTTAAGATTTTAGTCGTTGATGATGACGCGGGATTAAGACTATCAATCAAATCTGCCTTTTCTGGTTATGAAAAATTTGATGTTTATGAAGCTTTCGATGGTATCAATGCCATGGAAAAAATTAAATCTCCAGGATCCAAATTCGACATCGTGATTTTGGACGTAGATATGCCTCGGCTCAATGGTCTTGAAACACTGAAGCAGATAAAAGAGTTTGATCCAGGGATTATAGTGCTCATGTTAACAGCCCATGCGACATTGCATGACGCTGTTAACGCAGTTAAAGATGGCGCTTATAACTACCTCTCTAAACCGGTCTCTAGTGAAGAAATATTAGCTTTAATTGAAAAAGCGATGCAAGCACACTCTATGATATCAAATATTGCAGCTAGCTCACCCGTGTTGGTCGAAGCTGGGAGAAAAATAATTGGTAATACCACGCAAATGCAAAAAGTGTTTAATATTATACACAAGTTGGCCAAAGTGGATACTCCGGTTTTAATTAGGGGAGCTAGTGGTACAGGCAAAGAATTAGTAGCGAAGGCCATTCACTTTAATTCTGTGAGAAAAGATGAGAAATTTGTTGCTATAAATTGCTCAGCTATACCTGAAAACTTATTTGAATCAGAACTTTTTGGACATGAAAAAGGATCTTTTACAGGAGCTAGTGAAAGAAAAATTGGGAAATTTCAATATGCAGATGGTGGAACTTTATTTTTAGATGAGATTGGAGATATGCCTCAACTGATGCAGGTAAAAATACTACGAGTTTTGCAGGAAAAATTATTTACACCAGTGGGTTCTAATCGAGAAATTCAATCCAATGTCAGAATTATTGCGGCTACAAATCGGCCACTTGAGGAAATGATTAAGATAGGCTCTTTCAGAGAAGATTTATTTTACAGGCTGAATGTGGTTCCTATATTTTTACCAGCATTATGTGATCGCAAAGCCGATATCGAAAGGTTGATTCAAATTTTTGTAAAAAAATTCAATGAGGTCCATAAAAAGAAAATAACCGGTGTGACTGCCGATGCCATGAATATATTAAAGCGTTACTCTTGGCCTGGAAATATCCGCGAACTTGAGAATGTAATCGAACATTCTTTTGTATTAGAGACTGGAACGATCATTTCAATGTCTTCTTTACCTGAAAGCTTATTGGCCGCAGTGGGAGTGAATCTATTTGACCTAGATACGCTAAGCCAGTCTTCACAACTTGGTCCTGTATTTATTGATTCAGGAAGTGATATAGAAACTGAGGATGCGAATTCTGATTTAGATACTGATGGAGATTCTGAATTTGATGATTCAGGTATGAAGGTTACTTTTAACGGAGACTTGGATTTTAATGTTCAAAAAGAAGCCTTTGAAAAGGAATTTATCATTAAGGCTCTCAAAACTTTTAAAGGCAGAATAAATCAAACGGCCCTGCATGCGAATATACCTAAAAAAACTCTTCTCAGAAAAATTGAAAAATATGGTATCAATGCAAAGGACTATTTTGACCAATAAAGAACGGGAATAACACTGGAAATATCAAAATTTTCTAATGTCAATGACAAATTTATTTCTTGAGTCATTAGACAAGGGAAATTTATTGAAAAATTCTTAAATTAGTTTAAAAAAAATAATTATTGATGATTAATGCCAATATTAATTTAAAAAGTCTAATAAGTTTTATTGACTGAAAGTCTTTTGGTTCTTAGTTTCTAAATCCCATGGCAATGAATCCGCTACCCCCACAGGCTTACACAAAAGACTCTCTTTTGAAGGCATATTCTTGGTTGCAAAATCAAGAATCTTCAATCAAGGAAATGGCTACAACGCCTGATATTTTAGTAAGTTTGTTTTTAAAGGCCACTCGGGATGGGGACAGTGTTCTGGAACGTCCGTCTATTCAAAACTTTAAGCATGAGCTCAAACAATTGGCTGGTATGATGGGCGAGTTTGATAAAGAGGTCATTGAAGAAAAAATCCAGAACCAAAATCTCCAGAAGCAAAATATATTTAATGACAAACTTAAAAGCCCATCTCTTGAAAGTGATAAGTTAGGTGGTAATACTTTAGGTGGAGATAAATTGGCGGGGCTTTCAACAAATTTTGATTTCACTCTGCCTTTGAACGGAAATTCATTGGATAGTCGTTCTCTAGAAAATCGACCCATAGAAAATCGTTCTCAAGAAAGTAATTCTGCAGAAAACAATCCAGAGAAGCTATCTAAAACTCATCATGAAGTTTTAAAAAAAGGGGATTGTTCTTTGCTTGAAAATTTAGATGCAAAGTCTTTGATGTTAATTTCAGAAGTTAAAACTCAGTTAAATCTTAGTTCTGATTTGGAATCCTTAAAGCTTTTAATTCAAGCGGGCTATAATAAAACTAAAAAATTATTTTAGGAGCCTATTTGAAAAAGGTTCTTAGTGACGGATTGCGCTAAGCTTGTGGTCTGTTTGATAAAAAGACAAAAGTTAAATACTTTAAGAAGTATGACACAAAATATACCTGACTATAAATCAACCATTAAATTACCGCAAACAACTTTTCCAATGAAGGGTGATTTACACCTTAAAGAGCCAGCGATAATTAAAGACTGGGAAGAGAAGAAAATTTATCAAAAGATTCAAGAGAAAAATAAAAACAACACTCCCTTTATTCTTCCTGATGGGCCGCCCTATGCCAATGGGTCTATTCATATCGGTCATGCTTTAAATAAAACTTTAAAAGATATCATTATTAAATATAAATCATTAAAAGGTTTTCGAGCTCCATTTATTCCTGGTTGGGATTGTCATGGGCTTCCTATCGAACATAAAGTCATGAAAGAGTTAAATGAAAAAAAACAAATAAAAAATGATCATGAAATTCTTGAGCTTT carries:
- a CDS encoding matrixin family metalloprotease — encoded protein: MWNHFTDKKSQMRRHSIKLSLIHISIFLCMISCQKNLVLGPESKTDLATQAQEGCGYIQNEFGERVSWKSNLPIKLFLDSSIPGDMIPIISSASEKWEKASGKKLFEFQQSNQSTSLKPSSDKVNSVYWSKDWSENHKSQQALTILTYLGPLITEADIKINAKDYEFYTTTPQNSVQVNFESLIIHELGHVLGLKHMSIKPTVMWPTLAAAFLRLEISPIDLKSLKCEY
- a CDS encoding radical SAM protein, which codes for MAQSDGSEIAAKLCEREAWFVWAPFIMKLELKRYNNIVAFKMKGKADTALAFHEDNLEVAQISDELFSELEKKNYDELVAWSRRKEVLPAHPKNNKIKSVNINVTQICNLHCLYCAAGGDGSYGDPVKNISIEKTLPQLKFFLDKLEKGERFHISFLGGEPLLYPEGISLIAEYASQYAEAKALNLTMKITTNGTLLNESIVSLLKKHKPTLVISMDGPPEINDKLRPQKNSHSTSMQMVSNLDRLFMIKSELGVLGVHAVFSEKNLEVVKAYKYFSEFPFDFYDFMFSVSENNPTSNHEYMEQMEQVAELAWEKGSEKELRKIYIFDHYFDLLDNQKRLENHCGLGKTLAVIDARNRIYNCPWTIGQKQDQIGQDLQINQEKLIENYSNSLIDRNQCHQCWAKYLCGGGCSYIHKSTYSDKEVVKNDLFCERTRYVSALAIYYFSKSRDLMT
- a CDS encoding CHASE2 domain-containing protein, whose translation is MALATGLALFIVQIKLDFFESYLYDMRVRWSPSSNPTGAIQIVEVTPESVEYFKGIPKAEHHKKVMDLLYEYKPKAVVYDIGIDEILGSDQSKKSFAKSLEKFNQFFVITNFLEMRGEEGKLKLAEPYEKIKLFSGPKSSDTANFAKDGVTRRMMINYQDQMMIHPFLASQINPDVSDKNKIKGLFSFLETDQVYIRFRPTGTYPKISFHEVAKSLVSPSVFKDKIVLIGHNLELSEKDYLMTPYSRSTIAMTTTEMHANMIDTLILNNAITKAPQYINIFSTILISIITVYIVFTVSPAMGLFIIVLLFGFYLIFAYFLFWPFGYWISMAHQLLAIFLCYYFFIPYRLIIENRRSWEYYQKNKLLHQVEELKTNFISMMSHDLKTPIARIKGMTDVILNDAHAVTNNQRDALDTIRTSSDDLLRFINSILNYAKIESQGVDLHLQSKDPNALISEVIKKHEFLAKVKKIRILTELEPLFPIKIDPELIKQVFSNLIENAIKYSPDETTITISTSENSGYVVVKISDQGGGIAVQDLPNLFMKFYRSANAKSSPVKGSGLGLYLAKYFTELHNGKIFVESTYGKGTDFIVELPQI
- a CDS encoding sigma-54-dependent Fis family transcriptional regulator is translated as MFKILVVDDDAGLRLSIKSAFSGYEKFDVYEAFDGINAMEKIKSPGSKFDIVILDVDMPRLNGLETLKQIKEFDPGIIVLMLTAHATLHDAVNAVKDGAYNYLSKPVSSEEILALIEKAMQAHSMISNIAASSPVLVEAGRKIIGNTTQMQKVFNIIHKLAKVDTPVLIRGASGTGKELVAKAIHFNSVRKDEKFVAINCSAIPENLFESELFGHEKGSFTGASERKIGKFQYADGGTLFLDEIGDMPQLMQVKILRVLQEKLFTPVGSNREIQSNVRIIAATNRPLEEMIKIGSFREDLFYRLNVVPIFLPALCDRKADIERLIQIFVKKFNEVHKKKITGVTADAMNILKRYSWPGNIRELENVIEHSFVLETGTIISMSSLPESLLAAVGVNLFDLDTLSQSSQLGPVFIDSGSDIETEDANSDLDTDGDSEFDDSGMKVTFNGDLDFNVQKEAFEKEFIIKALKTFKGRINQTALHANIPKKTLLRKIEKYGINAKDYFDQ